CCTTGCTTAGCTCTAAGCTGCTTTCCACAGCAGGGTTTTTCAAGTGGGATCTCTGCTCCCGCTCACATTTACCAACTGCTAGCAGTCACTGAGCTCCCAATATTAATTCTTTTGCCGGCCTGTCACCTTTCTCCACCCCTGTGAAATCTCTGTGGTGAATCTGGGAATGACAGAATTTAAAGAAGGCTAAATGTGGATGATTTTGGAGATGGGTCAAGATGTAAAAACAAGAATTTGGGGGGGTATTTTCCACATCATTTCAAAAACTAGCATCTAAGGAAGGAAAAAACCCTCCGTCTACTCAGACCCTGATTTACTCTGGCTACCCGCCCATCTCTTTCCCCGGCCTCCCCCTGTTTGAgtcacccccctgcccagcccttcTGTCTCTGACATTGCAGATGTCAGCGGCTGAGCGGCCTCAGCCCTCTGGCGCCTGGTCAGGGTCAGCAATGAAGCAACTTTGGACGGGGAGCGTTTTATAACATTGCAGCCCCGACACCCCCAGAAACAGAGAGTGAGCTCCCAGAGCTGATGTGAGCCGAACCGACTCCCCTGCTCTCATTGGTCGTCTCCCCGCTCCTCCCAgcactaggaatagaacccaggagtcctgaccccccttCCGTGTTctgacccactagaccccactctcctccctgagctggggagaggacccaggagtcctgcctgtCTTTGACACTCACCCCAGGggagtggtgggggatggggatggggggtgttgTTGAGGGGCCAGAAATCACCAGACAGAAGGCTTGGAGGACAGGCCCTTTAATCTCCATGGAAGAAATGGGGTTCAGCTGGGGGCCccgggaaggagagaggaggacgggggggggtctgtgtgaaGGGGTGTAATTGCTGCAATGGAGGTTTGTGGGAGCCCAGAGTGACATATACACACAGCAGggctcatcccctccagcagagggcagtaggacagacagacacacacaagttCACACGCCCTGCTCAGGGTTCATCCCCAGGACGCTGCAGGTTCCATCCAGCCCTCCCAGCTCCATCCCTAGGGGGCGGCGTGGGCCTCACACTCGGCTGTAAGAGGATCCTGGGGTGAGCAGCGTTACCGCACctgtgggaggggtggggcagaggagagaaaTGGGTTAAGGACAGTGGTGGAATCAATGGAAGCATCATTCTCTggtccccagctgccccgccccagaggtggctgcatctcagtggtgGGCAAGCCATTCTCATGTGAtgttatgtgtggctgttccccagctgccccgccccagaggtggctgcatctcagtagTGGGCAAGCCCTCCCCATGTGAtgttatgtgtggctgttccccagctgccctaccccagaggtggctgcatctcagcccacAGAGCCCTAGGTGCGCTCACCAGTTCCAAGATACAGGAAGCAGGACAGCCAGCCCAGGCCGTAGGACCAACTGTAGGAGAGGATTCCTGGCATGACGAGCTGGCAATCAGCACTGGTGAACACGGCCAGCGCGATCATGTCACAGACACCTAGGGCCAAAGGGAACAGCACGGACACCCCTCAGTGCGTCCCACGCtcagtcccagcccctgccccggcccaccgccagggggagctgcagagcccagggcaggaTGCCAGGGGAGAGGGGCATCTCCCCAGGGGGATCCATAGAGCTGTGGGACCTGGGGGCCAGGAGTGGCCGGTGAGGAGGGGGCCCTGTGGGTGTGGTACCTGCACTGAAGCTGCCCACGGTGGAGACCAGGGTCAGGGACACTGAGCGAAAGTGGGAGCAAACGAAGGAGGCGATGAGAGCGAAGAAGGAGAGAAACCCGGTGAACATGGCCAGGATCATGAAAAACCTGCTGGTGTGGAAGAAacctgtggggtggggaaggggttaaATCAGTAActgcatagaacccaggagtcctgactccctgccctctaacccactaaaccccactcccgtCCCCTctgagagctggggagagaacctgactcccagccccctctgctctaatccACTAGACCTCATGCCcctgtctccccccacccaccccccaaagctggggaaagaacccaggagtcctggttcccagcttccaccccgctctaaccactagaccccactcccctcccagagctggggagaaaacccaggagtcctggctcttagccccccactctaacccactagaccccactcccctcagagccagggagaaaacccaggagtcctggctcccagcaccaccctgctctaaccactagaccccaacttccctcccagagctggggacagtcCCACAGCTTCCTTACCTGGTACTCTGGTTAGACGCAAGATGCAAATCTGTGACACACAGATCTTCCACAGCCCAAGATGACTCCCCTCTGCTTCATTAACCTTCACCCAGTTGTCTGAGACCAgggccaccaccagcagcaccaaGCTGAGCAGAGCCAGGATGACGCTTGCGATCCGGATAAGCACCATCgctggggggtccctggggcccGATCCTCAGGGGGGAGGGAGCTTCTGGGAAGCCAGATGGGAAATAGGGATGGTCACAGACCAGCCTCCCTGTCCCAGGTAGGGGAGAATGCGAGGGACCAAAGAGAGCGAGAGGGAAGAAATGAAAGATGGGGAGGGGGCCATGACCCCAACTGTCCCCCCGCACTGGCCGGGGCGGGCAGGGTACGAATAAGGGGCTGCAGTGAAGGGAAACCTGGGATGGAGAGAGCGAGATCCAGGCTTGTCAGTTTGGCTGGGACgtgttcctggaggtttcatcacatgacagaaTAGTTCATTCAAGGTTCGTTATTCCTGGAGACGCCGGGACAGTCCCGGAGAGGGGGGGCGACTCTAGCGAGAGCCCACCCAGACCACGGACGGAGAGAACCTGCAATTAGCCTGATTCAGCCTCCAAACAGATTTCTGACGCAGAGCTAAGGCTGCCCGGGGTAGGGGGATCTTGGGCCCTTCCCGAACACCAAGATCAACCaacctctgcagaccaggaaaCACAGCACTTGGGTCCacgctcgtgtgccaccttcacccataacacaaccctccctgccccccacctgtgCCATGTATTTAACAGGAGCTGCCTGCCCCGTCTTTCCCAATGAcgggtccctgagatctccctgacacagtctaggaaagcagcaagctggtccctggtagCAAAAAGGTTGAGAAGCTGTGAAACTCAGCCCGGGGGCTACATTTCACCGCCATTTCAGCGCCTTCCCCTCACGTGCGGAACATCATCTAACTCGCCCTTCACGTCCCCTTCTTTAAACCCACGGACCAGGCTCctctcctggctcctgccccacagctgccAATCCCCGCGGCAGGATAAGCCGACGCTCTGCTGCGGACACGCCCTACGCAATGCAAAGCGTTTGGTTTTCATCCGCTGTTGATTGATGTTgatttcccagggccacccgggggagcaagtgggacaatttgccccaggccctgggccccgcaggcagggccggctctagaccccagcgcgccaagcaggcgcgtggggcggccctttccctggggggcggcatttggctccggctgagctcccgcaggcatgcctgcggcaggtcaaccggagcccgggaggagcggacctgccgcaggcatgactgcggcgggtcccctcttctcgcggctccggttgagctcccgcaggcatgcctgcggcaggtccgctcctcccgggcgccggtggacctgccgcaggcatgcctgcgggagctcaaccggagccgcgggaagaggggacccgccgcgggaccgggtaaggggcggcgctgcgcacggctgcttggggcagcctattttctagagccgcccctgcccgcagGGGCCCCGCCATCCTTGGCCCAGTGGCGGTCCAggcctttggtggcatttcggcagcagggggctcttcagtgctgccgaagacgcggagtgactgaagggccccccgccgccgaaatgccgccgaagacctggaccaccaccgggtgagcaccccagctcccctgcttttCCCAGGGCCCCTGTATCCTCTGGGTGACCCTGCGATTTCCCCGTACCCACCAGGCACTCCATACCTCAAAATCACACCCGGGAACCTCCAGGTTCAGTGTGGTTACGATGGGTTTTATACAATGCCTGCCCTGTGAGGTACTGTTCAAAAAGTCTAgctctgttgaacattaataccCGGTTGGATTGTACGTGCTAGCCTTGTATGGGGAGCTGTGACGTTTTGCTACATGTGTTTTGTGACGTTGGGAGATGCCCGCAGCCGGCCTTTcagtggcaacaaaggcacaGCGATCGCTGGCCAGACAGGCCATCGTGGCCCACCAGGAAGAATCCACACTCCTCAGAAAGGGCACAGATACATTGGGCGCTCAACACCCGGAGGATAGTCTGGAAGACAAAGATTGGAACTgaggagattggtcccaggctgagaGGGAATCCAGCCTGTGTATCAAGAACTGTGAGCTGCCTGTAACATCTgttagggtgagaaactgcttgatACAAATTTTGCTTAGTCTGAAGAATGTAGACggtgaatttatttttatttctacatAACCGACTCTGACCTCTGGGCCTGCTACTTATGACCACTTAAAATCCAgctctctgtagttaataaatctggtttatattttacctaaaacagtgtgttttggtggaagtgcttggggaatcttaGCTCAGGTTAACAGGGGCTGTTGCACGTCCCCTACCCTTTAATGAAGCGGCGAACTAATTAGTGAGTTTTCACCATCCAAGGTAGTCATGAGCAGTGTCAGATGGGGTGCAAGGCTTGCGGGTGGGGTGAAtggctggtgcctctctctgtATGATCCATGAGTGGCTCAGGGAGCCTTCGTGCAATTTAGCTGGGCATGGGGCTGAGTGatcgcagagcctggaggggacTGCTGCTTGTGACTGGCACAGCTTTgtgagacacagcccaggctgcagAGTTAAGCAGGCACAGCAATACCACAGTTCCATGTTGTACCCTGAGGATCATGTCACATCCATCCACTAACCGACATTTCCATCTATGATGATCAAAATTGACCGATAGGAAAAAGTAAGAGGAACGCTGCCCCGGGCACAACTGGAGTTTGATTTCAAGGTATTTGCTGGGTGTAGGTTGACATGCAAAGCTGCAAGTTCATGTTTTAAGGGTGGGGAAGTTTCACTTTTTGAATCGCAGCATCtattgtcataagaacataacaggTGCCATCCCGgggcagaccaatggtccatctagcccagtatctccaACAATGACCAGCATGAGAGCTTCAGGGGTGTGTacacagaacagggtaattttgGAGAGCTCCACCCCaacttcccctcccagcttctggcagtcagagatttagagGCTGCATCCCTGACGATGTTGGCTAATAGCCGTCAATGGACcgatcctccaggaatttatccagttctttttttaacgCAGTTACACTTTACAACGTCCCctgtcaatgagttccacaggttaacggaGCCTTGTTGTGTGAAAAATCACTTCCTCTTGTTTATACTGACCCTGCCATCTGttcatttcatcgggtgacccctgcttttttgtattgtgggaaagggtaaataatgcTTCTCTAGTCACTTACTCcacccctgtagcagggtggacccctgctcctgccctgaagggttaaaaacagccctgggagggggctgtggctgggagctactaaaggctgggctgattggggaaagtggctgcagctggggccacaccccaaacagactcagctggccctataaaggcagggaagccaggggcagacactgcctgtagagggagaagggcctggctgcagggagctggacacagggtacctgagtgaagcagggctggggaaaggcagaggagctggggagctccagcctggaaagccccaggctgcggcctagcattgggctaacaggtactgggggttgcagggggcagcccaggggtaggccaaggcagcaggtccaagccctccttgccagtgctgagtggctgatactgcagcctgccccagagtgtggggctagacaatgactggcagtagccatacactgaggcaaggtggagatagaagttgggggttccctggggaggggagaccctaagactgaggggttactgccagggggcagcaccccatgtaaaagggcatcgggtccagggagggacacgggggccagaggacaggcggatcaccggcctgcagagggcgctctggagctggaatctAGCTAagtcccagaagtcaccagcaggaggcgccgcaggggtgagtctgcccctCTACAAGCCCCTTAATGATTTCATAGCCCTCGATCATATCCCCACTGAGTCGCCTCTTTTCTAAGCCGAACCACCctaatcttttcagtctctcctcgtCCACAAACTGTTCCAGACTCCTGAGCATCTTTGTTGCCCttgtctgaaccttttccagaTCGACTGTctcctttctgagatggggcaaccgGAACtgaaaggatatagtggaactgacattaaataatttttttccaacCCTCCCCGACTGTCTGATCCCACCCCTACTATAACTTCCCACAACTAGGAACatttaagtaaataaaaattAGGGAAAAAGGCTTAAACCCCATAACTGTGTGCAACGgggaacatttaaattgataaaaataggggaaaatgcttaaaaataaacattgatattgtctatcaaaagtatttaaaaaatcgAAATCGAATTCTGCCAAGATTAGACATACTGGGTCTCTCAAGGTATGCGTTCCCCTCTTGCCTTGGATCacacgcggggggcggggggcagcgagAGGGGCCCATATACACCTGCAGATCACAACCACAGCTCTGTCAAGATGCTCCGTCTAACCCCTCCACCCTGCAATGCAGCTGGGCTGCAGGCCGATAATTCCCCCTGGCTACTGATAGCCCCAGGGGCAAAGTTAAGGCTGCCTGGGCATTTGCCTTCCCTCTGCATTTGCTGGCTTGCAGAGGACTGAGTCTGGCTGAACctggtgctgggcaagggcacGAGATACCCCTGGGCATCCTTAATCCTGCGTTGACCAATTTTTTTTGCCACTCAATATGAAAAGATCTCAAAGAGGCTGGCAGATGCAGCCATCAAGCGGACTGAGTCCAGTGCAAGGAGCTCACTGAGCACCTGCCAGGAGCGAGGACAAAAGCAAATCTGGCCAATCCCTGCTCTCTGAAGCCGCTGACTGTCCTGCATGGCCGTCTTCGGGGTGGGGATGTATGAGTTTTAGGCTGGAGGCAGAGTCATGAAACAGAGCCAGGCGCAGCTTAACAAGGAGATAGGTTAAGGGGTGCCTTGATCGCAGTCTACCAGCACTGCAGTagggaacaaatgtttaataatgggGTTCTTCAATGTAGCCGACAAAGGACTAGCAAgagccaatgactggaagttgaagctagaccaattcagactggaaataaggcgtcagtttttaacagggagggtacaaccactggaacaatttaccaagggtcatggtggattctccactggTGACAATTCCtaaatcaagatgggatatttttctaaaagatttcctccaggaattattttgggggcagttctcaGGCCTGTGTTATCCATGAGGCctggctagatgatcacaatggtcccttggtCTCTATCatatagatggggaaaccaaggcacagagctgggcAATGACTTGGCCTAGGTCACCCAGAAGGCAGGTGGCAGTTGGGAATATGGCCCAGGTTTTCTGAGCTCCAATCTGCTGTTCTCTCCGCAAGGCCACGCAGCCACTATGTGATTGCTAAGTGctgggttgccaggtgtcctgtTTTCAACCGAACACCTGTTCGAAAAGGGAGCCTcaccagctccccccagcccggtgaaaatgaatgagtgagtgagggtggtggagaggaagcgatggagggaggagggagcggAGCGGCGCCTCAGAGAaaaggcagggcaagggtgttcggttttgttcggtcagaaagttggcaaccctacagacGGCTGCGCCGCATGCTTCATGGCAGCGGAATGGGGTGACTGGCCTTGCTTTGAACCACCTGCAACATGTCATTGCccgcagggctggagagagaaatcTCCGGCCAGGTCCGTGCCCTAGAAATGGGGCAGTTTTATTACATGATGGTTACGGGAACTTTAAGCTTGTGAGAGAGGCTGGTgtatccctctccttcccccatcccctgcaatatgtagcccccttcccaccaccatttccatctccctctcccctccacacccccatcAAGCCATCAGATCTTTAGAAGGCAAGTACGCACAAAAAAACGCATTGGGAGAATCTCTGAACTTGAAGAAGttggatggggaggggcaggggctgtatCTCAGCAAACTAGTGCCAATGACCCCACAGGTAGATCATTAACTCTCCTCCATGA
This genomic window from Mauremys mutica isolate MM-2020 ecotype Southern chromosome 17, ASM2049712v1, whole genome shotgun sequence contains:
- the LOC123351363 gene encoding protein NKG7-like, whose product is MVLIRIASVILALLSLVLLVVALVSDNWVKVNEAEGSHLGLWKICVSQICILRLTRVPGFFHTSRFFMILAMFTGFLSFFALIASFVCSHFRSVSLTLVSTVGSFSAGVCDMIALAVFTSADCQLVMPGILSYSWSYGLGWLSCFLYLGTGAVTLLTPGSSYSRV